One Calditrichia bacterium DNA window includes the following coding sequences:
- the aepX gene encoding phosphoenolpyruvate mutase gives MKKKTTQFKNMLLSNQLEFIMEAHNGLSAKIVEETGFKGIWGSGLSISAALGVRDNNEASWTQVLEVLEFMSDATSIPIMLDADTGYGNFNNARRLVHKLEQRGVAAMCIEDKLFPKTNSFINSEQQPLADMDEFSGKIRAVKDAQSDDDFCVVARVEAFIAGWDVDEALRRAESYYRAGADAVLIHSKKNSPDQILEFMKHWQNTCPVVIVPTMYYDTPTDVFEKAGISLVIWANHLLRSSISAMQNTAAEIYKSQSLGNVEPNVVPVKEIFRLQNADELKQAEKRYLPVK, from the coding sequence ATGAAAAAGAAAACGACGCAATTCAAAAACATGCTGCTTTCCAACCAGTTGGAATTCATCATGGAAGCGCACAACGGACTGAGCGCAAAAATTGTGGAAGAGACCGGTTTCAAAGGAATTTGGGGCAGTGGTCTTTCCATTTCCGCGGCGCTGGGCGTCCGCGATAACAACGAAGCGAGTTGGACGCAAGTACTTGAGGTACTTGAATTTATGAGCGATGCAACATCCATTCCAATCATGCTGGATGCAGACACCGGCTACGGCAATTTCAACAACGCCCGGCGACTGGTTCACAAACTGGAACAGCGCGGCGTTGCCGCCATGTGCATCGAGGATAAACTATTCCCGAAAACCAACTCATTTATCAATAGCGAGCAGCAACCGCTGGCAGATATGGATGAGTTCAGCGGGAAAATCCGTGCGGTGAAAGATGCTCAATCGGATGATGATTTTTGCGTTGTCGCACGGGTGGAAGCGTTTATCGCCGGATGGGATGTGGATGAAGCGCTGCGACGGGCGGAATCGTATTATCGCGCCGGTGCGGATGCGGTGCTCATTCACAGCAAAAAAAATTCACCCGATCAAATTCTGGAATTTATGAAACATTGGCAAAACACTTGTCCGGTGGTGATTGTGCCAACAATGTATTATGACACACCAACCGACGTTTTTGAGAAAGCCGGCATCAGCCTGGTTATTTGGGCGAACCATTTGCTCCGCAGCAGTATTTCCGCGATGCAAAATACCGCGGCAGAAATTTACAAATCACAATCGTTGGGAAATGTGGAACCGAATGTGGTGCCCGTAAAAGAAATTTTCCGACTCCAAAACGCCGATGAACTGAAGCAGGCAGAAAAACGCTATCTTCCTGTAAAATAA
- a CDS encoding carboxylate--amine ligase: protein MNQNMPINIQSTQQPYAIVVGLDSFTGLQTARILHKRGVPVIGISQNPEHACAQTNVCKLKLSAGLSHGEFVDLLSGLAPKFNQKPVLFPCSDLTVLAISRNREQLAPHYHIALPDAETVEMLVDKVQFYTFAMKEGFPIPQTYFLKNESEMEAIAERMSYPCMMKPPIKAPEWMKHAEKVIKIHDPAELRSVYRKMQPFADLIMVQQWVEGDDTSLYSMNCYFGKNGKPLATFIARKIRQWPIETGVSSLGEEVRNDVVLEESVKLFKFVHYRGLGYIEMKRDSITGNHYIIEPNIGRPTGRSAISEAGGVELLFTKYCDLLDLPLPENRIQKYGNAKWIYLRRDLQSAYAYWKRGRLTIFDWLKTMRGKKFYALFSLRDPKPFFLDIRDTFFNKVVNKEGNTKIKTVAH, encoded by the coding sequence ATGAATCAAAATATGCCCATTAACATTCAATCGACACAGCAGCCATACGCCATCGTTGTGGGTCTGGACAGTTTTACCGGGCTACAAACCGCGCGAATTTTACACAAACGCGGCGTTCCGGTCATCGGGATTTCCCAAAACCCGGAACATGCCTGCGCCCAAACGAATGTTTGCAAATTGAAGCTTTCAGCCGGATTAAGCCATGGCGAATTTGTGGATTTGCTTTCCGGACTTGCACCGAAATTCAATCAAAAACCGGTGCTTTTCCCCTGTTCGGATTTGACGGTACTGGCAATTTCCCGCAATCGCGAACAATTGGCACCGCATTATCACATCGCTTTGCCCGATGCAGAAACAGTGGAAATGTTGGTGGACAAAGTACAATTTTACACCTTCGCGATGAAAGAGGGCTTCCCGATTCCGCAAACATATTTTCTTAAAAATGAGAGCGAAATGGAAGCTATCGCCGAGCGGATGAGCTATCCCTGTATGATGAAACCGCCGATAAAAGCGCCGGAATGGATGAAACATGCGGAAAAAGTGATTAAAATTCACGACCCTGCGGAGTTGCGGTCTGTGTATCGAAAAATGCAGCCATTTGCGGATCTGATTATGGTTCAGCAATGGGTGGAGGGAGACGATACATCGCTGTATTCCATGAATTGCTATTTCGGGAAAAACGGTAAACCGCTGGCAACTTTCATCGCCCGGAAAATCCGCCAATGGCCGATCGAAACCGGCGTCAGTTCGCTCGGCGAAGAAGTGCGGAACGATGTGGTTTTGGAGGAGAGCGTCAAATTGTTCAAATTTGTCCACTATCGTGGATTGGGTTACATCGAGATGAAACGGGATTCGATCACCGGAAATCATTACATCATCGAGCCGAATATCGGGCGTCCGACCGGACGATCCGCCATTTCCGAAGCCGGCGGCGTGGAGCTGCTTTTCACCAAATACTGTGACTTGCTGGATTTACCATTGCCCGAAAACCGCATCCAGAAATATGGCAACGCCAAATGGATTTATCTGCGGCGCGATCTCCAATCCGCATACGCCTATTGGAAACGCGGCAGATTAACCATTTTCGATTGGCTGAAAACCATGCGCGGCAAAAAATTTTATGCGCTGTTCTCGCTGCGCGATCCGAAACCGTTTTTTCTGGATATTCGCGACACTTTTTTCAACAAAGTTGTTAACAAAGAAGGGAATACGAAAATAAAAACCGTTGCACATTGA
- a CDS encoding carboxylate--amine ligase has product MQYTYKFTQPKPYAIIIGLDNFNGLQTARELRKHGIPIIGIAEDLQDACAKTNVCEQKFQSGIGNGDCLNLLEELATAFREPPVLFPCSDIAVLQISRNRDRLIGYRFALPAAQTIETLLDKAQFAAFAQENHLAIPRSFLLNTESDVIAAAAEIRFPAILKPAIKLPRWEDNKRQKIYRIPSEKALRNIYNQVRNDAESLVVQEWIEGDDTSLFTINAYFSRQSEPLCTFISQKIRQWPTHAGVASFSVEARNDDVLQIANHLFQLVDFYGLAYLEFKQDRRDGKLYIIEPNVGRPTGRSTIAEAGGVDILFTMYCDLTGQPLPENRIQKYGNAKWIYLRRDLQSAFTYWRHGQLTIGEWLKSLRGKKKYALLDFSDPLPFLLDFRNAFASLFKKQAQTADKPGKQVDTYFSNKQ; this is encoded by the coding sequence ATGCAATATACATATAAATTTACACAGCCCAAACCATATGCAATAATCATTGGTTTGGACAATTTTAACGGGTTGCAAACAGCCCGGGAGTTGCGAAAACATGGTATTCCCATCATCGGAATTGCGGAAGATTTGCAGGATGCCTGCGCCAAAACCAATGTTTGCGAACAAAAATTCCAGTCGGGAATCGGGAATGGCGATTGCCTCAATTTGCTCGAAGAATTGGCGACGGCATTCCGGGAACCCCCGGTGCTTTTTCCATGCTCGGATATTGCCGTTCTGCAAATATCCCGGAACCGCGACCGGCTAATTGGCTATCGTTTTGCGCTGCCGGCTGCCCAAACCATCGAAACGTTGCTGGACAAAGCACAATTCGCAGCATTTGCGCAGGAAAATCATCTGGCAATTCCGCGTTCGTTTTTGTTGAACACCGAATCGGATGTGATCGCCGCTGCTGCAGAAATCCGCTTTCCGGCAATCCTGAAACCGGCCATCAAATTGCCGCGATGGGAAGACAATAAACGCCAAAAAATTTATCGAATTCCATCAGAAAAGGCACTCCGGAACATCTACAATCAGGTTCGCAACGATGCGGAATCGCTGGTTGTGCAGGAATGGATTGAGGGCGATGACACGTCGCTGTTCACGATCAACGCCTATTTCAGCCGGCAATCTGAACCGCTTTGCACATTCATTTCGCAGAAAATCCGGCAGTGGCCAACACATGCCGGCGTGGCGTCTTTCAGTGTGGAAGCGCGGAACGATGACGTTTTGCAGATTGCTAATCACCTCTTCCAACTGGTTGATTTTTATGGATTAGCATATCTCGAATTTAAACAGGATCGGCGCGATGGAAAGTTGTATATTATAGAACCAAATGTGGGTCGCCCTACGGGCAGATCAACCATTGCAGAAGCCGGTGGTGTCGATATACTTTTCACGATGTATTGCGATTTGACCGGGCAGCCGTTGCCGGAAAATCGCATCCAGAAATACGGCAACGCCAAATGGATTTATTTGCGGCGCGATCTCCAATCCGCATTCACTTACTGGCGACACGGGCAATTGACCATCGGTGAGTGGCTAAAAAGCCTGCGCGGAAAAAAGAAATACGCGCTACTCGATTTCAGCGATCCGCTACCGTTTTTGCTGGATTTTCGTAATGCATTTGCCAGCCTGTTCAAAAAGCAGGCGCAAACAGCGGATAAACCAGGCAAACAAGTGGACACTTATTTTTCAAATAAACAATAA
- the gmhA gene encoding D-sedoheptulose 7-phosphate isomerase, translated as MSFENIIQREFEESIAVKQRAMRENSEVLAAITEAVIASLGNGGKLLLCGNGGSAADAQHIAAEFVARFVINRQAIPAIALTTDSSILTAIANDFSYEDVFSRQVEALGNPGDLFWGISTSGNSPNVLKAAVTARKKGLISIGFTGESGGKLRENCDLCLCVPSKVTARIQEVHITAAHIVCQIAEERLAK; from the coding sequence ATGAGTTTCGAGAACATTATCCAACGGGAATTTGAGGAAAGCATTGCCGTAAAACAGCGGGCGATGCGCGAAAACAGCGAAGTTCTCGCGGCGATTACCGAAGCTGTGATCGCATCGCTGGGCAACGGCGGCAAGCTGCTGCTTTGCGGCAACGGCGGCAGCGCGGCGGATGCACAGCACATCGCAGCTGAATTTGTGGCGCGATTTGTGATTAATCGCCAGGCAATTCCGGCAATCGCGCTCACTACCGACAGCTCGATTCTCACGGCAATTGCCAACGATTTCAGTTACGAAGATGTATTTTCCCGACAGGTTGAGGCACTCGGCAATCCCGGCGATCTCTTTTGGGGCATCAGCACCAGCGGCAATTCCCCCAACGTGCTGAAAGCGGCGGTTACCGCCCGCAAAAAAGGGCTGATCAGCATCGGTTTCACCGGCGAATCGGGCGGAAAACTCCGCGAGAATTGCGATTTGTGCCTCTGTGTGCCATCAAAAGTGACCGCACGGATTCAGGAAGTGCACATCACGGCGGCGCACATCGTTTGCCAAATCGCCGAAGAAAGGCTCGCAAAATGA
- the gmhB gene encoding D-glycero-beta-D-manno-heptose 1,7-bisphosphate 7-phosphatase, giving the protein MSNRAVFIDRDGTLNVEVEYLNKIDQLKLIDGTVEALKLLQNNDFKRVVITNQSGIARGYLTERELHEIHAALNEMLRLQSVSVDAIYFCPHHPKKGIAPYLQHCDCRKPKTGMLQQAASDLGIDLSASFVIGDKPADVLAGQNAGCKTALVLTGYGQQSLQKLDETGAKPDFIAKNLLDAVRWILGS; this is encoded by the coding sequence ATGAGCAATCGCGCCGTTTTCATCGATCGCGACGGCACGCTGAATGTGGAGGTGGAATATCTCAACAAGATCGATCAGCTAAAGTTGATCGACGGCACAGTTGAAGCGCTGAAACTGTTGCAAAATAACGATTTCAAAAGAGTAGTGATCACCAATCAGTCCGGCATCGCCCGGGGATATCTGACGGAACGGGAGCTGCACGAAATCCATGCGGCATTGAACGAAATGCTCCGTTTGCAATCGGTTTCGGTGGATGCGATTTATTTTTGCCCGCATCACCCGAAAAAAGGTATCGCGCCGTATCTGCAACATTGCGATTGCCGGAAACCGAAAACCGGGATGTTGCAACAAGCTGCGAGTGATTTGGGCATCGATTTGTCCGCCAGTTTCGTGATCGGCGATAAGCCCGCCGATGTGCTCGCCGGACAAAATGCCGGCTGCAAAACGGCGCTGGTGCTCACCGGATACGGTCAGCAATCGCTGCAAAAGCTCGACGAAACCGGTGCAAAGCCTGATTTTATCGCCAAAAACCTGCTCGACGCCGTGCGCTGGATTTTGGGCAGTTGA
- a CDS encoding glycosyltransferase has protein sequence MKILYITPVFQHPKVRGSTRCYFFGRELAKRHDVTMLSLKRNNISPEALADVQSFFTRLFLFDAQPKTTAKGFMRKIQATLSDKNAIREMSDKLRELTRKETFDAVLFHGKSVFPVINSFTNLPIVIDFCDATTMRIRDRMRQESPVMRLMLNKRLNKFNEIEQQLIAKTPHVAFISCRDRDAVMQQRPGIRIVPNGVDLQFWERRSNAPRNNCIVFTGVMDYRPNAEAAHYLIDELLPLLRDRVPDIEILIVGRDPSKSLCEKAEKYPQVTVTGFVEDVRDYLEQAAVFVAPIPYASGVQNKVLEAFSMKMPVLCSSAVAAGLHFEDGEKPPVRVADDPETFANSLIDLLNDDATRAKLAAAGRDFVERRFVWGENVKIFETMLETAIAEFKAETATNSKP, from the coding sequence ATGAAAATACTCTACATAACACCTGTTTTTCAACACCCGAAAGTGCGTGGCTCAACCCGTTGTTATTTTTTTGGGCGCGAGCTGGCAAAACGTCACGACGTCACAATGCTGTCGCTAAAACGCAATAATATTTCTCCCGAAGCGTTGGCAGACGTGCAATCTTTTTTTACGCGACTTTTTCTGTTTGACGCACAGCCGAAAACCACCGCTAAAGGATTTATGCGTAAAATTCAGGCAACGCTTTCGGACAAAAACGCCATCCGCGAAATGAGCGACAAATTACGGGAACTGACCCGCAAAGAGACGTTCGATGCCGTGCTATTTCACGGAAAATCAGTGTTTCCGGTGATCAACAGTTTCACCAACTTGCCAATTGTGATCGATTTTTGCGACGCCACAACCATGCGCATTCGCGACCGGATGCGCCAGGAATCGCCGGTGATGCGGCTGATGCTCAACAAACGGCTCAACAAATTCAACGAAATTGAGCAACAATTGATCGCCAAAACGCCGCATGTGGCGTTTATTTCCTGCCGCGATCGCGATGCAGTGATGCAGCAGCGTCCCGGTATTCGCATTGTGCCAAACGGGGTGGATTTGCAATTTTGGGAACGCCGCAGCAACGCACCGCGAAACAATTGCATCGTTTTCACCGGTGTGATGGATTATCGCCCAAATGCCGAAGCGGCGCACTACCTCATCGATGAGCTGCTGCCGCTGTTGCGCGACCGCGTTCCGGATATCGAAATTCTGATTGTCGGGCGCGATCCGTCCAAATCGCTCTGCGAAAAAGCGGAAAAATACCCGCAGGTAACCGTCACCGGATTTGTGGAAGATGTTCGGGATTATCTCGAACAAGCCGCCGTTTTTGTGGCGCCGATTCCCTATGCTTCCGGTGTGCAAAACAAGGTTCTCGAAGCGTTTTCGATGAAAATGCCGGTGCTCTGCAGCAGCGCCGTAGCCGCCGGATTGCATTTTGAAGATGGCGAAAAACCGCCGGTGCGTGTTGCGGATGATCCCGAAACGTTTGCCAATTCGCTCATCGATTTGCTGAATGACGACGCCACGCGAGCTAAACTGGCTGCCGCCGGACGCGATTTTGTGGAGCGGCGCTTTGTTTGGGGCGAAAACGTGAAAATTTTCGAAACGATGCTGGAAACCGCTATCGCCGAATTTAAAGCGGAAACTGCGACCAATTCGAAGCCATGA
- a CDS encoding aminoglycoside phosphotransferase family protein: MLEMTLSTRFEPGTNLSGNLARADWRYLLPSLELSRLLCIGIPAPETLAVLGTIAREMLVAEPDAQRLKMIATAAQELGVENLSNISAEHFSTIDLPEQSLDLIYVTRRMTAALLADPKLIAKCQRSLKPDAHLYLEISGQSQKRRFRQIFAKNTGFQETARFWLTPFSGELRTAVPVNDRDASAYFFKNVLFGQSFKKRSLSQIGGLLSQTGWIDTVMPRHAVLLSPKNSKTELPFSPPLFLQEIAQKAGFSLSKYRFALSARGKYNSNKVIFFLFNRETDQVEIVIKMTRSPEYNARLENEFRMLKHLKDNNLAEAGTYPEPFFFDYHNNLAVIAIRAVYGAPFRVKTTAKPDCPVAADAANWLATLGKRSANVDAASAGDAANALQQLFEQFQQTYSLPDDEAGFLANAIAQIADSTAPFPTVFQHGDPGTWNMLVNDANRVIVIDWESGEPQGMPMWDLFYFYRTFASWVARQSGENDPQKNFAAHFLLDSPINRLMAAQFHHFAAEIQLDPALIRPLFYTCWMHRALKESMRLSPEQMAGGTFVNILRLCIREKSARDYRLFSGNNCNFFFIIYP; the protein is encoded by the coding sequence ATGCTTGAAATGACACTCTCCACCCGATTTGAACCGGGCACAAACCTGAGCGGGAATCTCGCACGGGCAGATTGGCGCTATTTGCTGCCATCGCTGGAGCTGTCGCGGTTGCTGTGCATCGGCATTCCGGCACCGGAAACGCTGGCTGTGCTTGGCACCATCGCCCGTGAAATGCTGGTTGCGGAGCCGGATGCGCAACGCCTCAAAATGATCGCAACTGCGGCGCAGGAACTCGGTGTCGAAAATTTGAGCAACATTTCCGCTGAACATTTTAGCACGATCGATCTGCCCGAACAATCGCTGGACCTGATTTACGTCACCCGCCGAATGACCGCAGCGCTGCTCGCCGATCCCAAATTGATCGCCAAATGCCAGCGGTCGCTCAAACCCGATGCGCATCTCTATCTGGAAATTTCCGGGCAATCGCAAAAACGCCGCTTTCGCCAAATATTCGCTAAAAACACGGGATTTCAGGAAACCGCCCGGTTTTGGCTGACGCCGTTTTCCGGCGAATTACGCACCGCCGTCCCGGTGAACGATCGCGATGCATCGGCATATTTTTTCAAGAATGTGCTGTTTGGGCAATCGTTCAAAAAACGCTCGCTGAGCCAAATTGGTGGATTACTCAGCCAAACCGGATGGATCGACACGGTGATGCCGCGCCACGCCGTGCTGCTTTCGCCGAAAAACAGCAAAACGGAATTGCCGTTTTCACCGCCGTTGTTTTTGCAGGAAATCGCCCAAAAAGCAGGATTCAGTTTGTCAAAATATCGCTTTGCGCTGTCCGCACGCGGTAAATATAACAGCAACAAAGTGATCTTTTTTCTGTTCAATCGCGAAACGGATCAGGTGGAAATAGTCATTAAAATGACCCGTTCACCGGAATACAACGCGCGTTTGGAAAACGAATTTCGCATGCTTAAACATTTGAAAGATAACAACTTAGCCGAAGCAGGAACATATCCCGAACCGTTCTTTTTTGATTACCACAACAATTTGGCGGTCATCGCTATTCGTGCGGTTTACGGTGCGCCGTTCCGCGTAAAAACGACCGCAAAACCGGATTGCCCGGTTGCAGCGGACGCCGCCAACTGGCTGGCAACGCTCGGCAAACGATCCGCAAATGTGGACGCGGCCAGCGCCGGAGACGCCGCAAATGCACTGCAACAGTTGTTCGAGCAATTTCAGCAAACCTATTCGCTGCCGGATGACGAAGCCGGATTTTTGGCGAATGCGATTGCCCAAATTGCCGACAGCACTGCCCCCTTCCCCACTGTTTTTCAGCACGGCGATCCGGGCACCTGGAATATGTTGGTGAATGATGCCAACCGCGTAATCGTGATCGATTGGGAATCGGGCGAACCGCAAGGCATGCCGATGTGGGATTTGTTCTATTTTTATCGCACGTTTGCATCGTGGGTGGCGCGACAGTCCGGCGAAAACGATCCGCAGAAAAATTTTGCCGCACATTTTCTGCTCGATTCACCGATAAATCGGCTGATGGCGGCGCAATTTCACCATTTTGCGGCAGAAATTCAGCTCGATCCGGCACTGATTCGCCCGCTGTTTTACACCTGCTGGATGCATCGCGCGCTGAAAGAATCGATGCGGCTGTCACCGGAGCAGATGGCCGGCGGCACGTTTGTCAATATTTTGCGACTGTGCATTCGCGAAAAAAGCGCCCGGGATTACAGGCTATTTTCGGGCAATAATTGTAATTTTTTCTTTATCATTTACCCATAA
- a CDS encoding oligosaccharide flippase family protein, producing MDAQDSQKQPLEPEIPSPAESVKKAKKPGKNATRKQIRGSSLLMFGQFISVGLNFLSQVLIVRYLSQADYGAWTYALSVVAFFEGFSSLGLKRAVSRFVPIFHENEEYNKLFGTIFISFVSVIITGAIFVGAVWVSPEVISELVKGEGQPVAILLILIFMVPVDALDLMLLSLFASFASSKIIFTRKHLLGPGVKLLVVLLLIFFESDVFFLAYGYLTVNALMVVLYTAMLYFLLKSQNLMKHFRAAAMEYPVRTILLFRFR from the coding sequence TTGGACGCACAAGATTCGCAAAAACAACCACTTGAACCTGAAATTCCATCGCCGGCGGAATCGGTAAAAAAAGCCAAAAAGCCGGGCAAAAACGCCACGCGAAAACAGATTCGCGGTTCCAGCCTGCTGATGTTCGGGCAGTTTATTTCCGTCGGGCTGAACTTTTTATCGCAGGTGCTGATCGTCCGGTATTTGTCGCAGGCGGATTACGGCGCGTGGACGTATGCGCTGTCCGTCGTGGCATTTTTTGAGGGATTTTCTTCGCTCGGGCTAAAACGCGCGGTCAGTCGGTTCGTGCCCATTTTTCATGAAAATGAGGAATACAACAAGCTTTTCGGGACAATTTTTATCTCGTTTGTTTCGGTGATTATCACCGGAGCGATTTTTGTCGGCGCTGTTTGGGTGTCGCCGGAGGTCATTTCCGAATTGGTGAAAGGCGAGGGACAGCCTGTTGCTATACTGCTGATCCTCATTTTTATGGTGCCGGTCGACGCGCTGGATTTGATGCTGCTCAGCCTGTTTGCCAGTTTTGCCAGCTCAAAAATCATTTTCACCCGAAAGCATTTGTTGGGTCCGGGCGTGAAGTTGCTGGTTGTGCTGCTGCTCATTTTCTTCGAAAGCGACGTGTTTTTTCTGGCGTATGGCTATCTGACGGTGAACGCACTGATGGTTGTGCTCTATACCGCGATGCTATATTTTTTGCTGAAAAGCCAGAATTTGATGAAGCATTTTCGGGCGGCGGCAATGGAATATCCGGTCCGAACCATTTTGCTTTTTCGATTCCGCTGA
- a CDS encoding polysaccharide biosynthesis C-terminal domain-containing protein, protein MTSDLVNVLMHASDTMLLGYFHDTVAVANYKVILPAARFNKLVMTSFALLFTPLAARLFAQNDFKGINELYWKTAVWLGVLSFPLFAITFALADPLTVFLYGERYAESGLYLQLIAVAYYFNIALGFNGLTLKVLGKVRYVVIINVIAVVINLILNLILIPAYGALGATAATAFSMIVHNILKQGGLKLASGISVFDLRYLSFYGELIAGVMLLYLIQLFVTHNLFVLLGVDCDCNNRYFEIEPTPTADRGKFPRIAENTRHQTHFELESFQS, encoded by the coding sequence ATGACCTCGGATTTGGTAAATGTGCTAATGCATGCCAGCGATACCATGTTGCTCGGCTATTTTCACGATACGGTGGCAGTGGCAAATTACAAAGTTATTTTGCCCGCAGCGCGTTTCAATAAATTGGTGATGACCAGTTTTGCACTGCTGTTTACGCCGCTGGCAGCGCGGCTGTTTGCCCAAAACGATTTCAAAGGCATCAACGAATTGTATTGGAAAACGGCGGTTTGGCTGGGTGTTTTGTCGTTCCCGCTGTTTGCGATTACGTTTGCGCTGGCAGATCCCCTGACCGTTTTTCTGTACGGCGAACGCTATGCGGAATCGGGGCTTTATTTGCAATTGATCGCTGTTGCCTATTATTTCAACATCGCGTTGGGCTTTAACGGACTGACGCTAAAAGTGCTCGGAAAAGTGCGCTATGTGGTTATTATTAATGTAATTGCGGTGGTTATCAACCTGATACTCAATCTGATTCTAATTCCGGCGTACGGCGCACTCGGTGCAACTGCGGCAACCGCATTCAGCATGATTGTGCATAATATTCTAAAACAGGGCGGGTTGAAACTTGCATCTGGCATTAGCGTGTTCGATTTGCGCTATCTTTCCTTTTACGGTGAGTTGATCGCCGGTGTCATGCTGCTGTATTTGATTCAATTGTTTGTCACACACAACCTTTTCGTGCTGTTAGGGGTTGACTGCGATTGTAACAATCGTTATTTTGAAATTGAGCCAACACCAACTGCAGATCGAGGAAAATTTCCCAGAATTGCTGAAAATACCCGGCATCAAACACATTTTGAATTGGAATCCTTTCAATCGTAA
- a CDS encoding O-antigen ligase family protein, whose amino-acid sequence MVVLLPLAFFRMLGEKNKKLKLFAAISCIPILAGTLLTFSRGAGITIVLLLIIMTLMRYIKVWHFALAAILAVGVVLVAVPDYVYRTYKAIEGLTSVASNNVADADGAVRGRATVGLAALHMFLDNPIFGVGPGLSQAYMIEYSKEGYREIDTERRAHNMYIEELADTGIVGFLMFMSIILYTLTSMMRLRKRYRETHPDMAFLTAGYLLGLFGYLLTAVFLHLSYVRYFWVLIALCGAAIHIFQQQIKQETELAEAEAEADAEKVRLTAQSRELMYR is encoded by the coding sequence ATGGTTGTGCTGCTGCCGTTGGCTTTTTTCCGGATGCTCGGCGAAAAAAATAAAAAATTGAAATTGTTCGCGGCAATATCCTGCATTCCCATTTTGGCGGGCACGCTGCTCACATTTTCCCGTGGTGCGGGCATTACTATTGTGCTGCTGTTAATTATCATGACTTTAATGCGATACATAAAAGTTTGGCATTTCGCGCTGGCGGCGATACTGGCTGTTGGCGTGGTTCTGGTTGCCGTTCCGGATTATGTGTATCGAACCTACAAAGCGATTGAGGGGTTGACCAGCGTTGCCAGCAACAATGTGGCAGATGCGGATGGCGCGGTTCGCGGGCGTGCAACGGTCGGGCTGGCTGCGTTACACATGTTTTTGGACAACCCGATTTTTGGGGTTGGTCCCGGGCTTTCGCAGGCATACATGATCGAATACAGCAAAGAAGGTTATCGCGAAATTGATACCGAACGCCGCGCCCACAATATGTATATCGAAGAATTGGCGGATACCGGCATCGTCGGATTTTTGATGTTTATGTCTATTATTTTATACACGTTAACCAGCATGATGCGGCTGCGGAAACGCTACCGGGAAACCCACCCGGATATGGCATTTCTCACTGCCGGATACTTGCTCGGGTTGTTCGGCTATCTGCTCACGGCGGTGTTTTTGCATCTGTCGTATGTGCGCTATTTTTGGGTGCTCATTGCCCTTTGCGGTGCAGCCATCCATATTTTCCAACAGCAAATTAAACAGGAAACCGAGCTTGCCGAAGCCGAAGCCGAAGCCGATGCAGAAAAAGTCCGGTTAACTGCACAATCGCGGGAGCTAATGTATCGTTGA
- a CDS encoding phosphotransferase, which translates to MELHTTTKIATETLPKWRDTAFDNRFNVLATSFILTPQEQVAIEKGAAIGQSIKLPELVFEHGDFSAPNLLLHNGQLGAVDWELADPHGLPMGDFIFFLTFLAFAKNGAQSLKDCVSAFEQAFFSPGWAMTHLRQFAEFAGIHPTQIAAVFAMCWMRYLSNMLSRLRGDNPNISAQTAAWLRGNRYYHFWLMAIERMDELRG; encoded by the coding sequence ATGGAACTGCACACAACCACCAAAATTGCCACCGAAACGCTCCCAAAATGGCGCGATACGGCGTTCGATAATCGATTTAACGTGCTCGCAACATCCTTTATTTTGACGCCGCAGGAACAGGTTGCCATCGAAAAAGGTGCAGCCATCGGGCAATCCATAAAATTGCCGGAACTGGTTTTCGAACACGGCGATTTTTCTGCACCGAATCTGTTGCTGCACAACGGGCAGCTCGGCGCTGTCGATTGGGAGTTGGCAGATCCGCACGGTTTGCCGATGGGTGATTTTATCTTTTTTCTGACATTCCTGGCGTTCGCCAAAAATGGTGCGCAATCGCTAAAAGATTGTGTTTCTGCATTCGAACAGGCGTTTTTTTCGCCCGGCTGGGCGATGACGCATCTGCGCCAGTTCGCCGAATTTGCCGGTATTCACCCGACGCAAATTGCAGCGGTTTTCGCGATGTGCTGGATGCGCTATTTGTCCAACATGCTCTCCCGGCTTCGCGGCGACAACCCGAACATCAGCGCCCAAACTGCGGCGTGGTTGCGCGGTAATCGCTATTATCATTTTTGGCTGATGGCTATCGAACGAATGGATGAACTGCGGGGTTGA